A window from Candidatus Binatia bacterium encodes these proteins:
- the kdpA gene encoding potassium-transporting ATPase subunit KdpA, with product MWLLPLLMIVTMVLLSIPVSRYAAWIMEGQYRAPRLLRWFEERLDTGPQDWKQYTAALIIFNAVLFMYGFIVLAVQPWAPLNPLGRGMLEPTTIFNTVASFMTNTNLQHYSGDVHFSNFSQLFCIVANMYISAAVGFCALTAIIRLFRGEKTIGNYFVDMWRVLVYMFVPACLIVGTIFMSQGMPMTYQTSIQVQTLEPGAMGTTDDGQVKPQNIIVGPVAAMIPIKQIGTNGGGFYGANGAHPFENPNALTNFVTCLGMMLFPSTLVLMYGRMLRRLRHAVVIYAVMGTMLVGMIGWAVYWDAMQPNPGITAHAANGTFTVPSATAAGGTRAVPFPAVAGLPVNQALGNLEGAELRFGTSAGGTFAAVTTAFTTGAVNRAHDSLNPLAGLSPLVGMWLNCVFGGQGVGMINFLFFLIIGVFIAGQMVGRTPEYLGFKVGAREMKLAMIGLLVHPIMILGPSGLFAGTAWGTKAESNPGAHGFSEIVYEFSSSSANNGSGFEGLGDTYGFNDNASPAPESVPWDIAAGMVMLISRYLPMIAPIALAAGLGRKKKSPFTSGTMRDDTATFGFLMLGTILIIGALLFLPVAALGPLAEHLAPMPFGG from the coding sequence ATGTGGCTTCTACCACTGTTGATGATTGTAACCATGGTCTTGCTCTCGATTCCAGTGAGTCGATACGCGGCGTGGATCATGGAGGGACAATATCGGGCACCGCGCCTGCTGCGCTGGTTCGAGGAACGCCTCGATACCGGGCCGCAGGACTGGAAGCAGTACACGGCCGCGCTGATCATCTTCAATGCCGTGCTCTTCATGTACGGGTTCATCGTCTTGGCCGTGCAGCCCTGGGCACCGCTGAACCCGCTGGGGAGAGGGATGCTCGAACCCACGACGATCTTCAACACCGTCGCATCCTTCATGACGAACACCAACCTGCAGCATTACTCCGGCGATGTGCACTTCTCCAATTTCAGCCAGCTCTTCTGCATCGTCGCCAACATGTACATTTCAGCGGCCGTGGGTTTCTGCGCCCTGACCGCCATCATCCGGCTGTTCCGGGGTGAGAAGACCATCGGCAATTACTTCGTCGATATGTGGCGCGTGCTGGTCTACATGTTCGTGCCCGCCTGCCTGATCGTGGGCACGATTTTCATGTCGCAGGGCATGCCCATGACGTACCAGACCTCAATACAGGTCCAGACGCTCGAACCCGGAGCCATGGGCACGACTGACGATGGTCAGGTCAAGCCGCAGAACATCATCGTCGGTCCGGTCGCGGCGATGATTCCCATCAAGCAAATCGGCACCAATGGCGGCGGGTTCTACGGTGCCAACGGAGCCCACCCGTTCGAAAACCCGAACGCGCTGACCAATTTTGTGACCTGTCTCGGCATGATGCTGTTTCCCTCGACGCTCGTGTTGATGTACGGCCGCATGCTGCGTCGGCTGCGTCACGCCGTCGTGATCTATGCGGTGATGGGAACGATGTTGGTCGGCATGATCGGCTGGGCGGTCTATTGGGACGCCATGCAGCCGAATCCGGGGATTACCGCGCATGCGGCGAATGGCACCTTTACGGTCCCCAGCGCGACCGCCGCAGGCGGAACACGTGCAGTCCCATTCCCCGCGGTGGCGGGGCTCCCGGTGAATCAGGCGCTGGGCAACCTCGAAGGCGCGGAGCTGCGCTTCGGCACCTCTGCGGGCGGAACCTTCGCCGCGGTGACGACTGCGTTTACCACGGGGGCGGTCAATCGCGCCCACGACAGTCTGAATCCGTTGGCGGGGTTGTCGCCGCTGGTGGGAATGTGGCTCAACTGCGTGTTCGGCGGCCAGGGCGTCGGCATGATCAATTTCCTCTTCTTCCTGATCATCGGGGTGTTCATCGCCGGTCAGATGGTGGGTCGGACGCCCGAGTACTTGGGCTTCAAGGTCGGGGCGCGTGAAATGAAGCTGGCGATGATCGGCCTGCTCGTGCATCCCATCATGATTCTCGGACCATCGGGGTTGTTTGCGGGGACGGCGTGGGGGACGAAGGCGGAGAGCAACCCAGGGGCGCACGGGTTTTCGGAGATCGTCTACGAGTTCTCGTCCTCGTCCGCCAACAACGGCTCGGGGTTCGAAGGGCTCGGCGACACCTACGGCTTCAACGACAATGCATCCCCCGCACCGGAGAGCGTGCCGTGGGACATCGCCGCCGGTATGGTCATGCTGATCAGCCGCTACCTGCCGATGATCGCGCCGATTGCGCTGGCGGCAGGCCTGGGGCGGAAGAAGAAAAGCCCCTTCACGTCCGGGACGATGCGCGACGACACCGCGACCTTCGGCTTCCTCATGCTGGGCACCATTCTGATCATCGGCGCCCTACTGTTCCTACCGGTGGCCGCGCTGGGCCCGCTGGCCGAGCACTTGGCCCCGATGCCGTTCGGCGGCTGA
- the kdpB gene encoding potassium-transporting ATPase subunit KdpB, which produces MAIPMTQTVHAAPKIETAPRQPRPPRRSRRQALLAPELVRGALKQSFVMLRPDIQWKNPVMFVVEVGAFLTLLFVVQAIIAGSSSQMPVTYFIALDFWLFLTVLFANFATALAEARGKAQADSLRRTRRDTPAYRLRPNNTVEQISSMALKSGDRVVVEAGQIIPGDGEIIDGVASVDESAITGESAPVIREAGGDRSGVTGGTMVLSDRIVVQITAAAGQTFLDRMIALVEGAIRQRTPNEIALTLVLSAFTLIFLIVVVPLWPMAWNAEQYMAGYLGITEPLRSLGTDIPTLVALLVCLIPTTIGALLAAIGIAGMDRALQANIIAKSGKAVETAGDIDIVLLDKTGTITIGNRRATQLLPIGAYTVGQLARLAALASVADETPEGKSIVKLAQEVDRLAGAASAPPGAEFVPFTAQTRMSGIDLPDGKRIRKGASDAVVKFVREQQGRLPDGLDAKVDEVASKGATPLVVAEGAEIAGVVVLEDILKAGIKERFERLRKMGLRTVMITGDNPLTAATIAAQAGVDDFIAQSTPEAKLAYIQKEQAEGKLVAMMGDGTNDAPALAQADVGLAMNSGTQAAKEAGNMVDLDSDPTKLLEVVEIGKQLLMTRGALTTFSIANDVAKYFAIIPALFAGTLPWLKPMDVMHLHSPTSAILSAVIFNALIIPLLIPIALKGVKYQPIGAEALLRRNLLIWGLGGVIVPFVGIKLIDVVMVWLHLVA; this is translated from the coding sequence ATGGCAATTCCGATGACGCAGACTGTACACGCTGCACCGAAAATCGAAACCGCGCCGCGACAGCCGCGACCGCCTCGCCGGTCCCGGCGTCAAGCCTTGCTGGCACCGGAGCTGGTGCGCGGCGCGCTCAAGCAGTCGTTTGTCATGTTGCGCCCGGACATCCAGTGGAAGAATCCGGTGATGTTCGTGGTCGAGGTCGGCGCCTTCTTGACGCTCCTGTTTGTGGTGCAGGCGATCATCGCCGGCTCGTCGAGCCAAATGCCGGTCACCTACTTCATCGCGCTGGATTTCTGGCTTTTCCTGACGGTGCTGTTCGCCAATTTCGCCACGGCACTCGCCGAGGCGCGTGGCAAAGCCCAGGCGGACTCGCTCCGGCGCACGCGCCGCGACACGCCCGCCTATCGGCTGCGCCCGAACAACACCGTCGAGCAGATCTCTTCGATGGCGTTGAAGTCGGGCGATCGTGTCGTCGTCGAGGCCGGTCAGATCATTCCGGGTGACGGCGAGATCATCGACGGCGTCGCCTCAGTCGATGAGTCGGCAATTACCGGCGAGTCCGCACCGGTGATCCGTGAGGCCGGCGGCGACCGCTCCGGAGTGACGGGCGGCACCATGGTGCTTTCGGACCGCATCGTCGTGCAGATCACGGCCGCAGCCGGCCAAACCTTTCTCGATCGCATGATCGCCTTGGTCGAGGGCGCCATTCGCCAGCGCACGCCTAATGAGATTGCGCTGACACTCGTTCTCTCTGCCTTCACTCTCATCTTCTTGATCGTCGTCGTGCCGCTGTGGCCAATGGCCTGGAACGCAGAGCAGTACATGGCGGGGTACCTCGGCATCACGGAGCCGCTCAGGAGCTTGGGCACGGACATTCCGACCTTGGTGGCGCTGTTGGTGTGCCTGATTCCGACGACCATTGGCGCACTGCTTGCCGCCATCGGCATCGCGGGAATGGATCGGGCCCTGCAAGCCAACATCATCGCCAAAAGCGGCAAAGCCGTGGAAACCGCTGGTGATATCGACATTGTCTTGCTCGATAAGACCGGCACCATCACCATAGGCAACCGGCGGGCAACCCAATTGCTGCCCATAGGGGCGTACACCGTGGGGCAGCTTGCCCGCCTGGCGGCGTTGGCGTCGGTGGCGGACGAAACTCCGGAAGGCAAATCGATCGTGAAACTCGCGCAAGAAGTGGATCGCCTCGCGGGCGCGGCGAGCGCGCCCCCCGGCGCCGAATTCGTGCCCTTCACTGCGCAGACGCGCATGAGCGGCATCGATCTGCCCGACGGCAAGCGCATTCGCAAAGGCGCGTCGGATGCTGTGGTGAAGTTTGTGCGAGAGCAACAGGGGCGCCTTCCGGACGGGTTGGACGCAAAGGTGGACGAAGTCGCTTCCAAGGGAGCCACACCCCTCGTCGTGGCGGAGGGAGCGGAGATCGCCGGCGTGGTGGTGCTCGAAGACATCCTGAAAGCCGGCATCAAGGAGCGTTTCGAGCGGCTGCGCAAGATGGGTCTACGTACGGTGATGATCACCGGTGACAACCCGCTCACGGCGGCCACCATTGCCGCCCAGGCCGGCGTCGACGACTTCATCGCGCAGTCCACCCCTGAGGCGAAGCTCGCTTACATCCAAAAGGAGCAAGCCGAGGGCAAGCTGGTGGCCATGATGGGCGACGGGACCAACGACGCGCCGGCGCTGGCGCAGGCCGACGTCGGTCTGGCGATGAACTCGGGTACGCAAGCGGCCAAAGAGGCCGGCAACATGGTGGACCTCGACAGTGACCCAACGAAGCTGCTCGAGGTCGTGGAGATCGGCAAACAGTTGCTGATGACGCGCGGCGCGCTGACGACCTTCTCGATCGCCAACGACGTCGCCAAGTACTTCGCCATTATCCCGGCGCTGTTTGCGGGGACACTGCCGTGGCTGAAACCCATGGATGTCATGCATCTGCACTCGCCGACCTCGGCAATCCTGTCGGCGGTGATCTTCAACGCCCTCATCATCCCGCTGCTCATCCCGATCGCGTTGAAAGGAGTCAAGTACCAGCCCATCGGCGCCGAGGCGCTGTTGCGACGCAACCTCCTGATCTGGGGCTTGGGCGGCGTCATCGTTCCATTTGTCGGCATCAAGCTGATCGACGTCGTCATGGTCTGGCTGCATCTGGTTGCCTGA